A window of Neisseria canis contains these coding sequences:
- a CDS encoding penicillin-binding protein 1A, translated as MIKKIITVLLGLFLGLTLFAIGLLAIAILVTYPKLPSLDTVQHYQPRMPLTIYSSDGKLIGLYGEERRAFTKIEDFPKVLKDAVLAAEDKRFYNHWGVDVIGVGRAIISNMTGGVRSGASTITQQVARNFFLTNERTFTRKFNEALLAYKIEQSLTKDQILELYFNQIYLGQRAYGFAAASQIYFNKPVQKLTLAEATILAGLPKAPSTFNPIVNPERAKLRQEYILNNMVQEKMITPDERAQALNEKLHYERYVQQIDQSALYVAEMVRQELYEKYGESAYTQGFKVYTTVSTENQKVATEALRRTLRGFDRGSSYRGAEHYIDLEKSENEEEEIGDYLSKLYDVDGMVPAVVTSAGKKGVQVQLPNGKRTNVNLGFAARALNNSKMGDAQIRRGAVIRLSKLKGGGWTVVQEPLLQGALVSLEAKTGAIRALVGGYDFHSKSFNRATQAQRQPGSTFKPFIYSAALAKGMTAATVINDAPLSLPGHGAGGKPWQPKNADGTYSGFITLRQALTKSKNMVSIRILMSIGIPYAQQYIQRFGFNPADHPAGLSMSLGTGLATPLQVAEGYAVFANGGYKVSSFVIDKIYDSNNNLRAQMKPLVAGETAPQVIDPRNAYIMYKMMQDVIRRGTATRANALGRSDIAGKTGTTNDNKDAWFVGFNPEVVTAVYIGFDKPTSMGRAGYGGTIALPVWVSYMRFALKGTPSKGMAVPSGLVNRGGEYFLKEQQSTNPKLALDNRASGPITAQRRPNTNASKPRSSGNTSNSNQETVVEPINKPTPENSGRRSNNNLDALF; from the coding sequence ATGATTAAAAAAATTATTACCGTACTCTTAGGACTTTTTTTAGGATTAACACTGTTTGCGATCGGCTTGCTTGCCATTGCAATATTGGTTACCTATCCTAAGCTTCCGTCATTAGATACAGTTCAACACTATCAACCTAGAATGCCCCTCACTATTTATTCCTCTGATGGAAAACTGATTGGCTTATATGGTGAAGAAAGACGTGCTTTTACCAAGATAGAGGATTTCCCAAAAGTTTTAAAAGATGCTGTATTGGCAGCGGAAGACAAACGTTTTTATAACCACTGGGGTGTTGATGTTATCGGGGTTGGTCGTGCCATCATCAGCAATATGACCGGTGGTGTGCGTTCCGGCGCCAGCACAATCACACAACAGGTTGCAAGAAACTTCTTTTTAACAAACGAGCGAACGTTTACCCGTAAATTCAATGAAGCCTTGTTGGCATACAAAATTGAGCAGTCTTTAACCAAAGACCAAATTTTGGAACTGTATTTCAACCAAATCTACTTAGGCCAACGCGCATACGGTTTTGCGGCAGCCTCTCAAATTTATTTCAACAAGCCCGTACAGAAACTCACCTTGGCAGAAGCAACGATTTTGGCCGGTCTGCCCAAAGCTCCGTCAACATTCAACCCCATTGTTAACCCCGAGCGCGCCAAACTCCGCCAAGAGTATATTTTGAACAACATGGTTCAAGAAAAAATGATTACTCCGGATGAGCGCGCCCAAGCCTTGAACGAAAAGCTGCATTACGAGCGCTATGTGCAGCAAATCGATCAAAGTGCTCTGTATGTGGCAGAAATGGTTCGACAAGAGCTTTATGAAAAATACGGCGAATCGGCTTATACCCAAGGCTTTAAAGTCTATACAACTGTCAGCACAGAAAACCAAAAAGTAGCAACGGAAGCTTTGCGCCGGACATTACGCGGCTTTGACCGTGGCAGCAGCTATCGCGGAGCCGAACATTACATTGATTTAGAGAAAAGTGAAAACGAAGAAGAAGAAATCGGCGATTATCTGTCTAAATTATATGACGTAGACGGTATGGTGCCTGCCGTGGTTACTTCTGCCGGAAAAAAAGGCGTGCAAGTCCAACTGCCTAACGGTAAAAGAACCAACGTTAACCTCGGTTTCGCAGCCCGTGCCTTAAACAATTCAAAAATGGGTGATGCGCAGATCCGACGCGGTGCCGTTATCCGTTTGAGCAAGCTGAAAGGTGGCGGCTGGACTGTTGTACAAGAGCCGCTCCTACAAGGCGCCCTAGTATCTCTCGAAGCAAAAACAGGAGCGATCAGAGCATTAGTAGGCGGCTATGATTTCCACAGCAAAAGCTTCAACCGCGCCACCCAGGCGCAACGCCAACCCGGCTCGACCTTTAAACCTTTTATTTATTCGGCTGCCTTGGCCAAAGGCATGACTGCCGCCACTGTAATAAACGATGCGCCTTTATCGCTTCCCGGACACGGTGCCGGCGGAAAACCCTGGCAGCCTAAAAATGCAGATGGAACATATTCGGGTTTTATCACATTGCGTCAGGCTCTTACTAAATCTAAAAACATGGTATCCATCAGGATTTTGATGTCTATCGGCATCCCTTACGCCCAACAATATATTCAGCGCTTTGGATTTAACCCCGCAGACCATCCTGCAGGCCTGTCTATGTCTCTCGGTACGGGTTTGGCAACGCCTTTACAAGTTGCTGAAGGTTATGCCGTGTTTGCCAACGGCGGTTATAAAGTGTCGTCTTTTGTGATCGATAAAATTTATGACAGCAACAATAATCTGCGCGCGCAAATGAAACCTTTGGTAGCAGGAGAAACCGCACCTCAAGTAATTGACCCGCGCAACGCCTACATTATGTACAAAATGATGCAGGATGTCATACGCCGGGGCACAGCTACCCGTGCCAACGCATTAGGCCGTTCGGATATTGCCGGCAAAACGGGTACGACCAATGACAACAAAGACGCATGGTTTGTCGGCTTCAACCCCGAAGTTGTTACGGCCGTTTATATCGGCTTTGACAAACCGACCAGCATGGGGCGTGCAGGCTACGGCGGCACCATCGCCCTGCCTGTTTGGGTAAGCTATATGCGTTTTGCCCTCAAAGGCACGCCGAGTAAAGGTATGGCGGTTCCTTCCGGGTTGGTTAACCGTGGTGGTGAGTATTTCTTGAAAGAACAACAATCTACCAACCCCAAACTGGCTCTTGATAACCGTGCCAGCGGACCGATTACCGCTCAAAGACGCCCGAATACCAACGCTTCCAAACCGCGTTCTTCAGGCAATACTTCTAACTCAAATCAAGAGACCGTTGTAGAGCCTATTAACAAGCCCACGCCTGAAAATTCAGGAAGAAGAAGCAACAACAATCTGGATGCTTTATTCTAA
- the groL gene encoding chaperonin GroEL (60 kDa chaperone family; promotes refolding of misfolded polypeptides especially under stressful conditions; forms two stacked rings of heptamers to form a barrel-shaped 14mer; ends can be capped by GroES; misfolded proteins enter the barrel where they are refolded when GroES binds): MAAKDVQFGNDVRQKMVKGVNVLADAVKVTLGPKGRNVVLDRAFGGPHITKDGVTVAKEIELKDKFENMGAQMVKEVASKTNDIAGDGTTTATVLAQAIVAEGMKYVTAGMNPTDLKRGIDKAVAALVEELKNISKPCDTSKEIAQVGAISANSDEQVGAIIAEAMEKVGKEGVITVEDGKSLENELDVVEGMQFDRGYLSPYFINDPEKQIAALDNPFVLLFDKKISNIRDLLPVLEQVAKTSRPLLIIAEDVEGEALATLVVNNLRGILKTVAVKAPGFGDRRKAMLQDIAILTGGTVIAEEVGLSLEKATLEDLGQAKRIEVGKENTTIIDGFGDAGLIEARVAEIRQQIETATSDYDKEKLQERVAKLAGGVAVIKVGAATEVEMKEKKDRVDDALHATRAAVEEGIVAGGGVALLRARAALENLHTGNADQDAGVQIVLRAVESPLRQIVKNAGGEPSVVVNKVLEGKGNYGYNAGSDTYGDMLEMGVLDPAKVTRSALQHAASVAGLMLTTDCMIAEIPEDKPAMPDMGGMGGMGGMGGMM, from the coding sequence ATGGCTGCTAAAGATGTACAGTTTGGTAACGACGTACGCCAAAAAATGGTTAAAGGTGTGAATGTGTTGGCCGATGCCGTTAAGGTAACCTTAGGCCCGAAAGGCCGAAATGTGGTGCTTGACCGCGCTTTCGGCGGTCCGCACATTACTAAAGACGGCGTAACCGTAGCCAAAGAAATCGAATTGAAGGACAAATTCGAAAACATGGGCGCACAAATGGTGAAAGAAGTAGCGTCCAAAACCAACGACATCGCCGGCGACGGCACCACTACCGCCACTGTATTGGCGCAAGCCATCGTAGCAGAGGGTATGAAATACGTTACTGCCGGTATGAATCCAACCGATTTGAAACGCGGTATCGATAAAGCAGTTGCTGCTTTGGTTGAGGAGCTGAAAAATATTTCCAAACCTTGCGATACCTCCAAAGAGATTGCACAAGTCGGCGCCATTTCTGCCAACTCCGACGAGCAAGTCGGTGCCATCATTGCCGAAGCGATGGAAAAAGTGGGCAAAGAAGGTGTGATTACCGTTGAAGACGGCAAATCTTTGGAAAACGAGTTGGATGTTGTGGAAGGTATGCAATTTGACCGCGGCTATCTTTCTCCTTACTTCATCAACGATCCCGAAAAACAAATTGCTGCTTTGGATAACCCTTTTGTGTTGCTGTTCGACAAAAAAATCAGCAATATCCGCGATTTGCTGCCGGTGTTGGAGCAAGTGGCCAAAACCAGCCGTCCGCTTTTGATTATTGCCGAAGACGTTGAGGGTGAAGCTCTGGCTACTTTGGTGGTAAATAACTTGCGCGGTATTTTGAAAACCGTTGCTGTGAAAGCCCCTGGCTTCGGCGACCGCCGTAAAGCCATGTTGCAGGATATTGCGATTTTGACCGGCGGTACCGTGATTGCCGAAGAGGTAGGCTTGTCTTTGGAGAAAGCTACTTTGGAAGATTTAGGTCAGGCAAAACGCATTGAAGTAGGTAAAGAAAACACCACAATCATTGACGGATTCGGTGATGCGGGTTTGATTGAGGCGCGTGTTGCAGAAATCCGCCAGCAAATCGAAACGGCGACCAGCGATTACGATAAAGAAAAACTGCAAGAACGTGTGGCCAAATTGGCCGGCGGTGTTGCCGTGATTAAAGTCGGTGCTGCAACCGAAGTGGAAATGAAAGAGAAGAAAGACCGTGTGGACGATGCTTTGCATGCAACCCGCGCTGCGGTTGAAGAAGGTATTGTCGCAGGCGGTGGTGTGGCTTTGCTGCGCGCCCGCGCTGCTTTGGAAAATCTGCATACCGGTAATGCTGATCAGGATGCAGGCGTGCAAATCGTGTTGCGTGCCGTTGAATCTCCGCTGCGTCAAATTGTGAAAAATGCAGGCGGCGAGCCCAGCGTGGTCGTGAATAAAGTGCTGGAAGGCAAAGGTAATTACGGTTACAACGCCGGTAGCGATACTTATGGCGACATGTTGGAAATGGGTGTGTTGGATCCCGCCAAAGTAACCCGTTCAGCGCTGCAGCATGCGGCTTCAGTTGCCGGTTTGATGCTGACTACCGACTGTATGATTGCTGAAATCCCGGAAGATAAACCTGCTATGCCGGATATGGGTGGCATGGGCGGTATGGGTGGTATGGGCGGCATGATGTAA
- the groES gene encoding co-chaperone GroES, which translates to MRIRPLHDRVVVKRLEAEEKTASGIVLPGAAAEKPDMGEVIAVGEGKIGKDGQRRQLDVKVGDKVIFGKYSGQTVKADGEELLVMREEDIFGIVE; encoded by the coding sequence ATGCGTATCCGTCCTTTACACGACCGTGTAGTTGTAAAACGTTTGGAAGCTGAAGAGAAAACCGCATCCGGTATTGTGTTGCCGGGCGCGGCCGCTGAAAAGCCCGATATGGGCGAAGTGATTGCTGTGGGCGAAGGCAAAATCGGTAAAGACGGCCAACGCCGTCAGCTGGATGTGAAAGTGGGCGATAAAGTGATTTTCGGCAAATACAGCGGTCAAACCGTTAAGGCCGACGGAGAAGAGCTGTTGGTGATGCGCGAAGAAGATATCTTCGGTATCGTTGAATAA
- a CDS encoding TonB-dependent receptor domain-containing protein gives MHPVTFTTGLRHDYYKMRTSRGKEVSGSNLNPSIGVIYDVTDNLSLNTSLAYATHSPHMYEATLAGGRNISYEGDLKAERSRNLELGIKYNWNSALSLTGSVFHQSIKDVQAYTSDAENITWYNGGKLKNKGYELGAAYKWGGLTARAGVAYSKPKPDSQTADTITTAIPMGRTWTTRLAYQFDNPNLEIGWRGRYMQNAGNTQSSRGSNGSVSSSPVRRSGYGVNDIYANWKPTGKDDLNVNFSINNVLDKNYKNHSQRAGTNSLTEPGRDFHLNVNYRF, from the coding sequence TTGCACCCGGTAACGTTCACCACCGGCCTGCGTCACGACTATTACAAAATGCGCACATCCCGCGGCAAAGAAGTGTCCGGCAGCAACCTCAACCCCAGTATCGGCGTGATTTACGATGTAACCGATAATTTGTCGCTCAACACCAGCCTTGCCTACGCCACCCACAGCCCACACATGTATGAAGCCACTTTGGCAGGCGGGCGCAATATTTCCTATGAAGGCGATCTGAAGGCCGAACGTTCGCGCAATCTCGAACTCGGCATCAAATACAATTGGAATTCCGCACTGTCGCTGACCGGCAGCGTGTTCCACCAATCCATCAAAGACGTTCAAGCCTACACCAGTGATGCCGAAAACATCACTTGGTATAACGGCGGTAAGCTGAAAAACAAAGGTTACGAGCTGGGTGCGGCCTACAAATGGGGCGGCTTAACCGCCCGTGCCGGCGTGGCATACAGTAAACCGAAGCCGGACAGCCAAACTGCCGACACCATCACCACAGCCATCCCGATGGGCCGCACTTGGACAACCAGGCTGGCTTACCAATTTGACAATCCAAATCTAGAAATCGGCTGGCGCGGCCGTTATATGCAAAATGCCGGCAACACCCAAAGCTCCCGCGGCTCTAACGGTTCGGTTTCATCTTCTCCGGTGCGGCGCTCCGGCTACGGCGTGAACGATATTTATGCCAACTGGAAACCGACCGGCAAAGACGATCTGAACGTCAACTTCTCCATCAACAACGTGCTGGATAAAAACTATAAAAACCACAGCCAGCGTGCAGGCACCAACAGCCTGACCGAGCCCGGTCGGGATTTCCACCTGAACGTAAATTACCGCTTCTAA
- a CDS encoding siderophore ABC transporter substrate-binding protein encodes MNRRLTTLLALAALAACSSQEEKPAGHASAPTSHTAPAAAKITGEAVTIETARGSAQVPKNPKNIAVYDWGMMDTLNALGVAVGAGTDDISLENIEAANQNRVKVGTLFEPNYEALNAFKPDLIITGSHTAKAFDRLNAIAPTIEMTADTHNMRINVEDRIDAFAKIFSKEQEAEALKAKINTAFDEARAAAAGKGKGLIVLTNDGKIAAFGQNSRFGWIHKDVGVPLADALIKENGQPASFEYIKQINPDWLFVMDRSAAIGKGTPDNAAAKVLDNPLVNETNAWKKGQVVYLLSSNYLAAGGAQQLIDATAQVRNAFKATK; translated from the coding sequence ATGAACCGCCGTTTAACCACTTTATTGGCACTGGCAGCACTTGCCGCCTGCTCCTCTCAAGAGGAAAAACCGGCAGGCCATGCATCCGCCCCCACCTCACATACCGCGCCCGCGGCTGCTAAAATCACCGGCGAGGCCGTAACCATAGAAACCGCCCGCGGCTCGGCGCAAGTGCCGAAAAATCCTAAAAACATCGCCGTGTATGACTGGGGCATGATGGATACCCTCAATGCGTTGGGCGTTGCGGTTGGCGCCGGCACCGATGACATCAGTCTTGAAAATATTGAAGCGGCCAACCAAAACCGCGTAAAAGTCGGCACCCTGTTCGAGCCGAACTACGAAGCGCTGAACGCATTCAAACCCGATTTAATCATAACCGGTTCCCATACAGCCAAAGCATTTGACCGGCTCAATGCCATCGCGCCGACCATCGAAATGACAGCCGATACCCACAACATGCGCATCAACGTAGAAGATCGCATCGATGCGTTTGCCAAAATCTTCAGTAAAGAGCAGGAAGCCGAAGCGCTTAAAGCCAAAATCAATACTGCATTCGACGAAGCCAGAGCGGCAGCCGCAGGCAAAGGCAAGGGCTTGATTGTTTTAACAAACGACGGAAAAATTGCCGCATTCGGCCAAAACTCCCGCTTCGGCTGGATTCATAAAGACGTAGGCGTGCCGTTAGCCGATGCCCTCATCAAAGAAAACGGCCAACCCGCTTCATTTGAATACATCAAACAAATCAATCCCGACTGGCTGTTCGTCATGGACCGCAGCGCCGCCATCGGCAAAGGTACGCCCGACAACGCCGCCGCTAAAGTGCTGGACAATCCGCTGGTCAATGAAACCAACGCTTGGAAAAAAGGCCAAGTGGTTTACCTGCTTTCATCCAATTATTTGGCCGCAGGCGGCGCACAACAATTAATCGACGCCACAGCACAAGTGCGTAATGCGTTCAAAGCAACAAAATAA
- a CDS encoding ComC/BlpC family leader-containing pheromone/bacteriocin, whose protein sequence is MQTLNTHELEQVSGGFTWTPSCSFISTLANFLKTIDPEISLLPTRIAIEMASDVCAPHF, encoded by the coding sequence ATGCAAACATTAAATACACATGAATTAGAACAAGTAAGCGGCGGATTTACTTGGACGCCTTCTTGTAGTTTTATCTCTACGCTTGCTAATTTCCTCAAAACTATAGATCCTGAAATTAGTTTATTGCCAACAAGAATTGCCATTGAAATGGCAAGTGATGTTTGTGCCCCACATTTTTAA